Proteins found in one Sorghum bicolor cultivar BTx623 chromosome 1, Sorghum_bicolor_NCBIv3, whole genome shotgun sequence genomic segment:
- the LOC8059796 gene encoding glutathione S-transferase T3 produces MDPQGEDFLSGILLDGEGDHVSGLDDLVIPLTPQDTQASPEVEVVASRGNKGSKRAKNFSVEEDEIVCEGWLVASKDPIHGANQNRTSFWGKVHAYFWEHNKGTTPRTESSLLHRWLSIQTAVNKFTSCLEAIERRNQSGTTIQDRIAATLMMFSGVEKMDGKKCSVVSCYNILKEEDKWKIKRKELLQLEKQAASGNKTKKKSTKVARPREEEGTNNGQAGDDDAAQPSTRIRSDGVKKAKEKLRRGGGEACLEAIDKMWAKKEAADIEKEKAKNERFMLSFELDKEALELEKQRAREALEIEKTRAASEKTRAEADLIKQEKEIMFADTTSLSTIQREWVEMMQKEIMAKRRPI; encoded by the exons ATGGATCCACAAGGAGAAGATTTCTTGTCGGGGATTCTTCTGGATGGAGAAGGTGACCATGTTTCAGGTTTGGACGACCTTGTCATTCCACTGACTCCACAGGATACTCAGGCTAGCCCCGAGGTGGAAGTTGTTGCTTCTCGTGGTAACAAGGGATCGAAGAGGGCCAAAAATTTTAGTGTGGAGGAAGACGAAATTGTTTGTGAAGGATGGTTGGTCGCTAGCAAAGATCCAATTCACGGAGCCAACCAAAACCGTACTAGCTTTTGGGGTAAGGTTCATGCTTACTTTTGGGAGCACAATAAGGGTACAACTCCAAGGACAGAGAGTTCACTTCTGCATAGATGGCTCTCAATTCAGACCGCAGTGAACAAGTTCACTTCGTGTTTGGAAGCGATTGAACGTAGGAATCAAAGTGGTACAACTATACAAGACAGG ATCGCAGCTACCCTCATGATGTTCTCAGGAGTAGAAAAAATGGATGGGAAGAAGTGCAGCGTTGTGTCATGTTACAACATACTGAAGGAGGAGGACAAGTGGAAAATCAAAAGGAAGGAACTTCTGCAGCTAGAGAAACAAGCAGCATCAGGaaacaaaaccaaaaaaaagtcCACCAAGGTGGCTCGGCCAAGGGAAGAGGAAGGAACCAACAACGGGCAAGCTGGCGATGATGATGCTGCACAACCAAGTACAAGGATTAGATCAGATGGGGTCAAGAAGGCTAAAGAAAAGCTAAGGCGAGGTGGTGGCGAAGCTTGCTTGGAGGCCATTGATAAGATGTGGGCAAAGAAGGAGGCTGCGGACATTGAAAAAGAGAAGGCTAAGAATGAGAGGTTTATGTTGTCTTTTGAGCTAGACAAGGAAGCACTAGAGCTAGAGAAACAAAGAGCTAGAGAAgcactagagatagagaagacaAGAGCTGCTTCAGAGAAGACAAGAGCCGAAGCCGACTTGATTAAGCAAGAGAAAGAAATAATGTTTGCGGACACTACCTCCCTTTCCACGATTCAGCGTGAATGGGTGGAGATGATGCAGAAAGAGATTATGGCTAAACGTCGTCCAatttaa